In Actinobacillus indolicus, a single genomic region encodes these proteins:
- the qseC gene encoding quorum sensing histidine kinase QseC: MKLIKNTSLRFRLMLVISCSAVFIWLISTAVAWVQVRSEVNKVFDAQQILFAQRLASSDLRTLLMERKPQRAFNGEHHKKGFKKAKFDDDALAFAIFTSQGEMVLSDGNNGENFPFKNTRGFSKSPLNNEDNDEWRIFWLPIGDRFLVAVGQELDYRDDLTQGMVFSQMWIWFASLPLLLGLIVWVIKRELQTLQRVGEQVKQRTPEDNSPLSTDVPKEILPLVTSLNQFFDKTSTMLLRERRFTSDAAHELRSPLAALKIQTEIAQLAGDDSALRDKALGNLTQGINRATQLIEQLLTLSRLDNLTELEGVEDIHWDRLIPSLVGELYFQAQKRDMEIEFEQKGTPKIQQGQPLLLSLMLRNLIDNAIKYCQPNSVIRVTLEQHRIIVEDNGGGVDEADLAKLGQRFYRPAGQNEKGSGLGLSIVRRIAELHHYQIQIENGAIDGQKGLKATILL, translated from the coding sequence ATGAAACTCATTAAAAATACCAGTTTACGTTTTCGTTTAATGTTGGTGATTTCCTGTAGTGCGGTGTTTATTTGGTTGATCTCAACGGCTGTGGCATGGGTACAAGTCCGTAGCGAAGTCAATAAAGTATTTGATGCACAACAGATTTTATTTGCGCAACGCCTTGCCTCATCGGATTTACGCACCTTACTGATGGAACGAAAACCCCAACGTGCATTTAATGGCGAACATCATAAAAAAGGCTTTAAAAAAGCAAAATTTGATGATGATGCTTTGGCGTTTGCGATTTTCACCTCTCAAGGAGAAATGGTGCTGAGTGATGGAAATAATGGTGAAAACTTTCCGTTTAAAAATACCCGCGGTTTTTCTAAATCCCCGTTAAATAATGAAGATAATGATGAGTGGCGAATTTTTTGGTTGCCGATTGGTGATCGTTTCTTGGTTGCCGTTGGACAAGAGCTTGATTATCGTGACGATCTCACTCAAGGTATGGTCTTTAGCCAAATGTGGATTTGGTTTGCAAGTCTTCCATTATTATTAGGCTTAATTGTTTGGGTGATTAAGCGAGAACTACAGACGTTACAACGCGTAGGCGAACAAGTTAAACAGCGAACACCAGAAGACAATAGTCCGCTTTCGACAGATGTCCCAAAAGAGATTTTGCCGTTAGTGACGAGCTTAAATCAGTTTTTTGATAAAACATCAACGATGTTATTAAGAGAGCGTCGATTTACTTCGGATGCAGCTCATGAGTTACGTAGTCCGTTAGCCGCATTAAAGATTCAAACGGAAATCGCACAATTAGCGGGTGATGACAGTGCTTTACGTGATAAGGCGTTAGGCAATTTAACCCAAGGCATTAACCGTGCAACTCAACTTATTGAGCAACTGCTTACGCTATCCCGTTTAGACAACTTAACGGAATTGGAAGGTGTGGAAGATATTCACTGGGATAGACTTATTCCATCGCTAGTGGGTGAGCTTTATTTCCAAGCACAAAAACGTGATATGGAGATTGAATTTGAACAGAAGGGAACACCTAAAATCCAACAAGGACAGCCTTTATTGCTTTCATTGATGTTAAGAAATTTGATTGATAACGCGATTAAATATTGTCAGCCAAATAGCGTAATTCGAGTAACGTTAGAACAACATCGAATTATTGTAGAAGATAATGGCGGTGGTGTGGATGAGGCGGATTTGGCTAAATTAGGACAACGTTTTTATCGTCCAGCAGGTCAAAATGAAAAAGGAAGTGGGCTTGGTTTATCCATCGTTAGACGTATTGCAGAGCTTCACCATTATCAAATTCAGATTGAAAATGGCGCTATTGATGGTCAAAAAGGGTTAAAAGCCACCATTCTTCTTTAA